A window of the Lactuca sativa cultivar Salinas chromosome 5, Lsat_Salinas_v11, whole genome shotgun sequence genome harbors these coding sequences:
- the LOC128126097 gene encoding uncharacterized protein LOC128126097, translating to MLEKTYSTFHATNITLMQQYRLQKLTKYSELNACLLVAEQNNELLMKNHESLPMGSVALPEANATYTDGYQNNTKGNNCGRGQKRNNYHTQEKAKVARHDVGTSEKSNGSCYRCGRTGHWSRTCRTPAHLCQLYRESIKGKGKEANLIDNVERTPLIVADFCNDMEDIN from the exons ATGTTGGAGAAAACatactccacatttcatgcaaCAAACATTACCTTAATGCAACAATATCGGTTGCAAAAGCTCACAAAATATTCCGAactgaatgcatgcctacttgtTGCAGAGCAAAATAATGAGCTCTTGATGAAAAACCATGAATCTCTTCCAATGGGATCAGTAGCACTTCCTGAAGCAAATGCTACATATACTGATGGTTATCAAAACAATAC AAAAGGAAATAATTGTGGTCGTGGACAAAAAAGGAATAATTACCATACACAAGAAAAGGCCAAAGTAGCAAGGCATGATGTTGGGACATCAGAAAAATCTAATGGTTCATGTTATAGATGTGGTCGCACAGGACATTGGTCAAGGACTTGTCGCACACCTGCGCATCTTTGTCAACTTTATCGAGAGTCcattaaaggaaaaggaaaagaagcAAACCTCATTGATAATGTTGAACGCACTCCGCTAATTGTTGCTGATTTCTGCAATGACATGGAAGATATAAACTAA